The proteins below come from a single Synechococcus sp. WH 8101 genomic window:
- a CDS encoding fatty acid desaturase, with the protein MASESLVDNYKGLSIAAIILGAWIWSLAVGLELDLGSCHPILIAVLVAIKAFLHTGLFIVAHDSMHNSLLAGKPEANRWIGSLMLFLYAGLDFDLCERNHNLHHQFPETENDPDFSPDRDNDTNIMNWYAHFIGNYIHSSQLMKLTIGWLTIYWLASMVNTSPIVNVLTFCVLPLVLSSLQLFIVGTWLPHRHSNHASLNATPRSLSLNPIVSFAACYHFGYHREHHESPSAPWFELPKLNLANKAV; encoded by the coding sequence GTGGCAAGTGAATCGTTAGTCGATAATTACAAAGGGCTTAGCATTGCGGCCATCATTTTAGGCGCTTGGATTTGGTCACTTGCCGTAGGTCTCGAGCTTGACTTGGGATCTTGTCACCCGATTCTAATTGCTGTCCTTGTAGCAATTAAGGCCTTTTTGCATACGGGTCTGTTCATTGTTGCGCACGATTCGATGCACAACAGCCTGCTAGCTGGAAAGCCTGAGGCCAATCGATGGATCGGAAGCCTCATGCTGTTTCTTTACGCCGGTCTTGATTTTGATTTGTGTGAGCGTAATCACAACCTTCATCACCAATTTCCGGAAACAGAGAACGATCCCGATTTCTCTCCAGACAGGGACAACGACACCAACATCATGAACTGGTACGCCCATTTTATTGGGAATTATATCCACTCCTCGCAACTGATGAAGTTGACGATTGGTTGGTTGACGATTTATTGGCTTGCCAGCATGGTCAACACGTCCCCAATTGTCAATGTGCTTACCTTTTGCGTGCTTCCACTTGTCTTGAGCTCTCTCCAACTGTTCATTGTTGGCACTTGGTTGCCACATCGACACAGCAATCATGCATCTTTAAACGCAACACCGAGAAGCCTATCCCTCAATCCGATCGTCTCATTCGCGGCCTGTTATCACTTTGGCTATCATCGCGAACATCACGAGTCTCCTTCCGCTCCCTGGTTCGAGCTTCCTAAACTTAATCTCGCCAACAAAGCAGTTTAA
- a CDS encoding orange carotenoid-binding protein yields MFTLEKARQIFPETRTADAVPAITARYKLLSAEDQLALIWFAYLEMGRTITVAAPGAARMALAKPTLDEIEAMTFDEQTKAMCDLASKINSPISNRYAYWSVNVKLGFWYELGELMRQGKVAPIPQGYKLSANASSVLEAVKKVEQGQQITLLRNFVVDMGFDPNIDDDKIVSEPIVIPTPADEREIITIPGVFNQTVLSYMQLLNANDFDQLIELFLEDGALQPPFQRPIIGRDAILKFFRRDCQNLKLIPRGGFGEPTEGGFNQIKVTGKVETPWFGREVGMNVAWRFLLDENNKIYFVAIDLLASPDELLKLGADKLSGK; encoded by the coding sequence ATGTTCACGCTTGAAAAAGCACGGCAAATTTTTCCTGAGACGCGAACGGCTGACGCGGTTCCCGCCATCACAGCCCGATACAAGCTCCTCAGCGCAGAAGATCAACTCGCTCTCATCTGGTTTGCCTATCTGGAAATGGGCCGAACTATCACGGTGGCGGCACCTGGAGCCGCAAGGATGGCACTGGCGAAACCAACGCTCGACGAGATCGAGGCGATGACTTTTGACGAACAAACAAAAGCCATGTGTGATCTTGCCTCCAAGATCAACAGCCCGATTTCAAACCGCTATGCCTATTGGTCAGTCAATGTGAAACTCGGATTCTGGTATGAGCTCGGCGAGCTCATGCGACAAGGAAAAGTTGCCCCTATTCCCCAAGGATACAAACTCTCCGCTAACGCTTCCTCCGTATTGGAAGCTGTCAAAAAAGTTGAACAAGGCCAGCAGATTACATTGCTGCGCAATTTCGTTGTCGACATGGGTTTCGATCCAAATATCGATGACGACAAAATCGTTTCTGAACCGATTGTCATTCCAACACCTGCAGACGAACGTGAAATCATTACGATTCCCGGGGTGTTCAACCAAACGGTTTTGAGCTACATGCAACTGCTCAATGCAAATGATTTTGATCAACTTATTGAGCTTTTTCTTGAAGATGGCGCCCTGCAACCACCATTCCAAAGACCAATTATCGGTCGTGATGCTATTCTGAAATTTTTCAGGCGGGATTGCCAAAACCTCAAATTGATTCCTCGCGGCGGCTTTGGTGAGCCTACAGAGGGAGGCTTCAATCAAATTAAAGTGACTGGAAAAGTCGAGACACCCTGGTTTGGCCGTGAAGTCGGCATGAATGTTGCCTGGCGTTTTCTGCTCGACGAAAACAATAAAATTTATTTCGTCGCGATTGATCTTTTGGCATCTCCAGATGAGCTTCTCAAGCTAGGCGCAGATAAGCTGAGTGGCAAGTGA
- a CDS encoding DUF4278 domain-containing protein, which translates to MTLTYRGQTVQQRHAAVTMTKPALTYRGQAVAERKGAATTAVHPALTYRGTTYRK; encoded by the coding sequence ATGACCCTGACCTATCGCGGCCAGACCGTCCAGCAGCGCCACGCTGCCGTGACGATGACCAAGCCTGCCCTGACCTACCGGGGCCAGGCCGTGGCCGAACGCAAAGGCGCAGCAACAACGGCAGTTCACCCTGCCCTGACCTACCGCGGCACGACCTACCGCAAGTGA
- a CDS encoding cyclic nucleotide-binding domain-containing protein: MEILSQRTLPTPLELIAEQSGADRWFLPTGSLIVQQGDPVRAIFAVERGLVSLDGPNIASASRCRSGDLFSYPDLASRHQRHQLAARALTPVQLLRLDRSSFLELIHRHPTLVIELLQQQYGRLRAQRRQSAIAPAPFPFHGTEKEHNAA; the protein is encoded by the coding sequence ATGGAGATTCTCAGCCAGCGCACCCTGCCCACACCCCTTGAGCTGATCGCAGAACAGAGCGGTGCCGATCGCTGGTTCCTACCCACCGGCAGCCTGATCGTGCAGCAAGGCGATCCGGTCCGCGCCATCTTTGCCGTCGAGCGCGGCCTGGTGTCACTTGATGGCCCGAACATCGCCTCAGCCTCTCGCTGCCGCAGCGGCGATCTCTTCTCCTATCCCGATCTCGCCTCACGGCATCAGCGCCATCAACTGGCGGCCAGGGCGCTCACGCCCGTGCAGCTGCTGCGCCTGGATCGGTCTTCCTTTCTCGAGCTCATCCATCGCCACCCGACGCTGGTGATTGAGCTGCTGCAACAGCAATACGGCCGTCTCCGCGCCCAGCGCCGGCAGAGCGCCATTGCACCGGCTCCCTTCCCCTTCCATGGCACCGAAAAGGAGCACAACGCCGCCTGA
- a CDS encoding type 1 glutamine amidotransferase, with protein MTSSCRILLSHGLGVSLMADRLLVLQHLACEGPDLIADLALERGLAIEVFRTDRGDRLPDHTETHGSIALVLGGPMSTSDPLPWLQQELEWIRCRHQKQQPILGICLGAQLLAIAAGGSVEPLRVGEPPMPLKEVGYGAIHWLRNAEQEPVLRGMNPSETVLHWHGDRIRLPASATLLASSLHCREQVFRIAQHAFALQCHLEVSGPNLEQWIQEDRDYVIAAMGADGPEQLLQDWSRLHPQIELQARRLFSNLLDQWSHPLQ; from the coding sequence GTGACATCGTCCTGCCGAATTCTGCTGAGTCATGGCCTCGGCGTTTCCCTGATGGCCGATCGATTGCTGGTGCTCCAACACCTTGCCTGTGAGGGGCCGGATCTCATCGCAGATCTGGCACTGGAGCGTGGCCTGGCTATTGAGGTCTTTCGCACCGATCGCGGCGATCGCCTACCCGATCACACCGAAACGCACGGCAGTATCGCCCTGGTGCTCGGTGGCCCGATGAGCACCTCCGATCCCCTGCCCTGGCTGCAACAGGAGCTCGAGTGGATCCGATGCAGACACCAGAAGCAACAACCGATTCTGGGCATCTGCCTTGGTGCCCAGCTCCTCGCCATCGCCGCTGGCGGCTCGGTGGAACCTCTGCGGGTAGGTGAACCACCCATGCCCTTGAAAGAAGTTGGCTACGGCGCCATTCATTGGCTCAGGAACGCGGAGCAGGAACCCGTGCTCAGGGGCATGAATCCGAGCGAAACCGTCTTGCACTGGCATGGCGATCGCATTCGCCTCCCCGCCTCAGCGACATTGCTGGCCTCCTCCTTGCACTGCCGCGAGCAGGTCTTTCGCATCGCACAGCATGCGTTCGCTCTGCAATGCCATCTCGAAGTGAGTGGTCCAAATCTGGAGCAGTGGATCCAAGAGGATCGGGACTACGTCATCGCTGCGATGGGAGCCGATGGTCCGGAGCAATTGCTTCAGGACTGGTCCCGGCTGCACCCCCAGATCGAACTGCAGGCCCGCAGACTCTTCTCCAACCTGCTCGATCAATGGAGCCACCCTTTGCAATGA
- a CDS encoding cytochrome b/b6 domain-containing protein — protein sequence MGRATPYQPSLLRLLHGVTALLVPLAWLSGLVVLINHDGRWVQLPAVPGDWIDVHGTIGVVLWPVALLFALYAFTAGRARLRHPANAAVLIGLLLAIGSGKLMDEDWLRSGELEHWPYRLHCLAWLIISGAVIWHVVDVVRRGGLRLAGSMVKLTVRDSDRPRHWPKQLLQRR from the coding sequence ATGGGCCGGGCGACTCCCTATCAGCCGTCCCTGCTGCGTTTGCTCCATGGCGTGACGGCGTTGCTTGTGCCTCTGGCCTGGCTGAGTGGGTTGGTGGTGTTGATCAATCACGACGGTCGATGGGTGCAGCTGCCAGCTGTTCCTGGTGATTGGATTGATGTGCATGGAACGATCGGTGTGGTGCTGTGGCCCGTGGCGCTGCTGTTTGCGCTCTATGCCTTCACAGCTGGCCGGGCCCGACTGCGCCACCCGGCCAATGCTGCGGTGTTGATCGGGCTGCTGCTGGCGATTGGCAGCGGCAAATTGATGGACGAGGACTGGTTGCGCAGCGGTGAATTGGAGCATTGGCCTTATCGCCTGCATTGCCTGGCCTGGTTGATTATCAGTGGGGCTGTGATCTGGCACGTCGTCGATGTGGTGCGACGTGGCGGTTTGCGCTTGGCAGGTTCCATGGTGAAGTTGACTGTGCGCGACTCAGATCGTCCGCGCCACTGGCCTAAGCAGCTGTTGCAACGGCGTTAA
- a CDS encoding DMT family transporter: MPQTSRLNSEMTSRSRGQWAGLSAAVLFGCSAPLISTLTTTGSPLTLAGLLYGGAALMLCPLQLLKARQSQETPVQRGDWGGLVMLTLLGGVVGPLALVNGLTLLSPASSSLMLNLETVFTLLIAVLIGREHIGSRGVIAAALTISGALILSEGSLDGSTWQGGAWITLATLAWGIDNTISQRLSLRNPLQIAAIKSLGATVPMLGLAFAMHERFPSPAAMAFLLLIGALGYGLSIWLDLVALRNLGAAREAVLFAAAPFIGALFSVIVLQVQLTVAITLASLLMLIGMLVLLGEEHTHSHRHALQRHNHRHRHDPQAGSLHHNHDHPLEWLPENANQEPFWHAHDHVHDEQEHEHPHVSDAHHRHQH; this comes from the coding sequence ATGCCCCAGACATCTCGTCTCAACTCAGAAATGACCTCACGATCGCGAGGTCAATGGGCTGGTCTCAGTGCTGCTGTGCTCTTCGGGTGCAGTGCTCCATTGATCAGCACCCTCACCACCACAGGCTCTCCCTTAACCCTCGCGGGCCTGCTCTATGGCGGAGCAGCACTGATGCTCTGTCCTCTGCAGCTGCTCAAGGCAAGGCAATCCCAAGAAACTCCTGTGCAAAGGGGCGACTGGGGTGGGCTGGTGATGCTGACCCTTCTTGGCGGTGTGGTCGGTCCATTGGCCCTGGTGAACGGACTGACGCTGCTGTCGCCCGCATCCAGCTCACTCATGCTCAATCTGGAAACCGTATTCACGCTCTTGATTGCGGTGCTCATTGGTCGCGAACACATCGGCTCTCGTGGTGTTATCGCCGCAGCTCTGACCATCTCCGGAGCCTTGATCCTCTCGGAGGGTTCACTGGATGGCAGCACCTGGCAAGGCGGCGCCTGGATCACCCTGGCCACGCTGGCCTGGGGCATCGACAACACCATCAGCCAACGACTCTCTCTGCGCAATCCACTCCAGATCGCAGCGATCAAATCCCTTGGTGCGACCGTGCCAATGCTTGGCCTCGCCTTCGCCATGCATGAACGGTTCCCATCGCCTGCGGCAATGGCCTTCTTGCTGCTGATCGGTGCTCTTGGTTATGGCCTCTCGATCTGGCTGGATCTGGTAGCCCTACGCAATCTGGGAGCGGCCAGAGAGGCGGTGCTGTTTGCTGCGGCTCCTTTTATCGGCGCATTGTTTTCGGTCATTGTGTTGCAAGTGCAGCTGACGGTTGCCATCACGCTGGCATCACTCTTGATGCTCATCGGCATGTTGGTTCTTCTTGGCGAGGAACATACCCACAGTCACCGGCATGCGCTGCAACGACATAACCATCGCCACCGTCATGACCCCCAAGCCGGCAGCCTGCATCACAACCACGACCATCCACTTGAATGGTTACCTGAGAACGCAAATCAGGAACCGTTTTGGCACGCCCACGATCATGTTCATGATGAACAGGAGCATGAACATCCTCACGTGAGCGATGCTCACCATCGTCATCAACACTGA